CAAAGGTACGTACCTAGACGGGACCCGCAGTTGGCCTTGTCAGGAAACTGGGTCTTGGCTTATTCGGACCACGACACCTTGAGAAAAACGATGGCCAGGAGACTGGCTGGTTTAACAACGACACGGGCGACGACGCATTGAAAAGTCTCTGATATTGTCAGGCTGCATCACCGCCGCGGCCATCAGCGCTTCTCCAGGCCGCCTGCGCTTTGTCCGGCGCTCTTCTTTTTGTTCCTTGAGCCTGCCGCGCATTTGTCATTGTCTGCGTTTGCCTTTCAAAATTCTCTCCTGCGCCGACATTGGCTCACTCATGGTATTGTGGCCCGGCTCATACAAAGCCTTGCCTCTCCCCTTCTTGATTCATCCGCGGCCTCACGACCTCGAGTCACTTCACCTCGTGGCCGGGCTGCTCATCGCCGCCTGGGCATTTGCTCGTCACCTGATTCCCTGATCCCCCGTGTGCCCGTCTCCCGGATGGTTGGCCTCTTACACATTGCCCCCTTCTTCTTACACGCCTGCTCTCCGCAACACGCTGGCTGCTCCGGCTCGACATGGACCGCGCTCGTCGGACGGCAGCAACCACACGTCGCAAAACCCTGGGCGACTCTACCTCTCCTCAGTCTACTCCTCCCGAGAGTATATCTGACCATCCCTCTGCGAGCCCTGTAATGGCCCacgcctcggcggcaaacaGCCCCCAGCCCGCGACTCAGAGCAGGCGCGGAAGCAAAAGTCTTCACCACACTTTCACTTTCTCAACCCCAGCCTCGGGCAATCGCGGCCAGGGTGTCAAGCGCCGGTCCAGAACCATGGACAGCTACGGCATCCATGATGATgagtttgacgacgacagTCCCAGGAAAGGTGGCCACACACTTCGCAAGCGGGCTCGTGTGGATTACACATTTGAGCACGTagacgacgaggtcgtcgtcCCCAGCTCCACGTCTTCAGCTCGCGCCAAGAAGCGAAAATCAGATCACAGCTACGACTCGGAAGAGTTTTATGCCTCCGGCGCCAAGAGACGCGGCGCCTCACTCGGCGCTGATGCTTCCGGCAATGTGCGAAGAAATCCTGCTCGCAGTTCAGCCCTCGGAAGGGCCGatcatggcgatgatgaagacgtaAAGGATACCATTGAAGTTGGTGTCTCTTTTTCCGACATGGATGAGTCAGAGGTCCGCCGTGACAGTCATTCGAGTACCTCGTCCGCTGCTCAGTCTCTGGACGGCTCGTGGAAGTCTGCGCCCACGGTATCTAATTTTGGCGTCCTATACCCCAATGACAAGAGTACAAACAACGACGAGCGTCCAAATGCTGAGACTCgagacatggacattgatCCCAACCTTCGAGCAAGCCCCCCTCCCTCATCATCTAAGCAACCTACTGCCACGGTTGAGCCCATTGAGGCTCAATCAGAAAGCACGGATACCCCAAAGGTCAATGAGCCTGCCAACGTCTCTTCTAACAAAGCCGAAGAAAAGCCTGAGCTTTCTGACACTAAAATTGCTGAAATACCCAACGCACAAACACTTCCAGTCGCCACACAGGATCTGCCCGCCATCGCCCAGGCGGAGACAGTGGCCGAATCGGAACCATTGGTAGAGGAGCAAACTGAAGACAATGTGGCGCCTACTTCTGATGTTGTTGTTTCCGATGAGATGAAAGACCGTACGTCGGAAAACAACGACCTTGTCTCCTCTGAGCTTCCCAAAGAAAGCGAGGTCGAACAGTTTGTGAAAGAGCCAGTGGTAACTGAACCATCACCACTGAAATCACAGCCTACTACTGCAGAGCCCATAGATATCTCTCCAGCCAAACAGTCTCCATCAGTAGGCGCTGTTGATAACGTCGCCTCAGAAGAAGCAACCACCCTGGATGCAAATGAAGATTCAAACACCAAGGGCAGCCCGCCTGCGGAAACGCCCTTGGTAGTGCCATCTATATCAGTGGAGGAGGTTATGGATCCCAAAATGGAAGATCTCAAAGATCAAGAAGCTCCGCACCAGGAGCGCAAGTCATCACCAGAATCGATTGTGACTGAAGTTAAGGACAAAGTTGTTGAAGACTCGGATACTCTAAGTcccgagaagaaggaaatcTTCAAACCCAAAAGAACATCACAACTGGGACCAAGTAAGCCTCAGCCGGCTCCCGTCGGTCGCTGGGCTTACTTGACACCGTACATGGATGGTGAATATGTCTCATATCCCGAAAAGAAGGCTCGTTCCGACGATGAAGCCGGCGGAGATGAGACCACCCCAGACGACAAGGATGGTGATAAAGATGGCAATGATATGGAGCCCATGATAGAGGACAATGACGACGCTCCAGACCCCTCAGGCATCGAAGCACCAACACCTGCCCTTAACACGCCAACACGAGGCTCTCCAGTTCCAGATTCAATGGATCCTACGGCTACCAACTCTCCCGCCCCGGCTGGCGATGACGCAGATGATGGTGACGAGTCTGATTCGCAAGAGGTTCCTGAGCGAAAACGATACTACAAATATCGCAAAACTCGGGACCCTGAAGAGTACATATCAGCCATCGAAAATTACGAAGATATGACCACTGCCGAGTTATACGAGATTCTCGAGGCCATCAATATATCACTTGTACAGTGGCAAACCGAATGGCTCGATCTCGGAAGGCTGGTGGACGACCACGAAAATTCACAGCGCCGACGTCTAGCGGATGCCAAATACGAATCTAGGACGAGAAACCCGACTCAGCATGGTGTCAATCACGAAGAGCCAGACTTCGCTGTCAAGGGCTACAAGGCAAAGGAACGGGAACTCATGAGCGAGACTCGCTATCTTCAGGGACAGGACCGCATCATGGCTGCTACTTATGGTTTTGAATATGATCCTCACCCGTCCAAGATTGGTCGTCAGAATCCAGAGACCCAACAAGTTGGCATCATGACCAGAGGGCGATCACTGCGTAACCAGCCAAGGCAAACAGTCAAGGCATCAGAAGCTGACGAGGTCACCGGCAAGAGACAACGCAAGCCCGTTCAGCTTTTCGACCCTGCTACTCAGGATGTCAGCCGAAGCTCGACGCCAGTTCCCACACGAGGCAGGAGACGCCGGAATGCGGGTAACGCAGACGAGGGAGCCCAGGTTGCCTTCACATCAAGCTTCAATGGGGACGGGAACTCGGAGGCAGAGAACGAAGCTCCCAAGACTAGGAGACGACGTGGTCCTCGTGCCAGCAATGTGGGCCCCGGCACTGCTGAGGAATTTTTTACACCACGCAGCTCAGACAACCTTGCGCAGGAAGAAACTGGCAGGTCAggtcgccgccgaggcagacAACCTGTTAGATATGACGAGACGTATTCCGAGTtcatggacgaagactcTCAGCCTGAGCCGAAACAACGGAAGCGGCATATGCTGACGCTGAAAATACCCAGATCCAAGAACTTCAGCGAGCCTTCTTCGGCCATTACCGACAATGGCGATTCAAGGCCGTCAACTGCATCATCAGAGTCGTCATCTCATACAGCCGAGTCGTCGTATTCCTTCCGGCCCAAGCGTCAGAAGCGGTTCCGTGACGACCCTGATGAAACAGACGAAGCAGCCCAGGCACCACCTCGCAAGCGAGGCAAGCGAAGTGTGCCCCAGCCCTTTGGTGGTATTGAGTCGTCATTTGCTCTCGATCAGCCAGTTCAAGATGCCCAACCCGGCGCCGGAGTCCGCAAGGTTGCAAAGATCAAGGTTGTGCGACCTGCTGGCGACGCCCGCAACGGCACCCCATCCTCACAACCGGGCGATGATAAGCCAAAGGACTACAAGAACATGACCAAGTCTGAAAAGATGTCGGCATCCATGAAGAGTAAGCATTGCATGATTTATCTCATCAGTATACTCAACAGACAAGCTTGATGTTAACCATGTATTTAGGTCGCTGGGCAAATGGAAACATGGCTGGCGCTGTGGAAAAGCGAAAGGCGACTCTTGCGGCGAAGAAAGCAGCTCAAGCCGCCGCTGAGCAGAAGCTCGGTGTCATTGCACCCAAACCAAAGGTCAAGCCAAGCAAGAAGgaacctcctcctccaggaCAGTCACAGGGAGGCTATGTGCCAGCTATGCCAGGAATCAACTACCCGTTCCCCTCGAACCAGTGAGATGATGAGTTGCATCTCAACTCTACTCTCTCTCAAGTCGGAGCAGAGTAGTTGAATAATTCCGCGCTCAACCAATACCGGGTCTGGACTGACCCTCGCTGGTACAATTTCGAGTCGTTGCCTTGGCGAATTACATCCGAATAGGTGGATTGACATCCGTATGCAACATGTATCATTACATGTACCGTTGGGACAGCGCGAATCAGCGCGCTCAGTTCTGATCCCGCGCCCTCTGGTGCAGGGAAAATAATGCGCTAAAATAGGTACATAATCTTTCTACTGTGGAGGAATAACGGGTTTCGGATTTTTGTTTTGCCTTTTCTTCATTTCGCGCACTCCACATTGCTCTTTTTGCATTTCTACTCGTCCAGAGGGAAAATTGGCATTGGAAGACCAGGCGTCTTACACAGCCGTTGAGGCCTAAGAATCGACCCTGATGAACTTCCGAATATGGCGTTTGGCGCGTTGCCCTGTTCCCTGCCACACACCATGAGGGACGGGGCGGGTAATCTTTGGTCATTGGCATTTTGTACAGATACATCTGACAGGTATTTATTTGTGAATGGAGCGATATTCCATCAAAGGTCTGCGTTTTGTGTGTCATGGTGTCATGTGTCATATCGTGTCATTGCCGTGATGTCTGTGGTAGTACGCACACTGGGGTGTGTTGCAGTGGTGCGATCCTTGAGTCATGACAATCCGCTGCTGGTGCGTACATGACATGAGCCAGGCAGTAAACGAGTGCCTTGTACTTGCTATCCAGGTTGACCAAAAGTAAACTGGTAATGATTTAACTTTATTACTGCTTCTATTGAAGAAAGGATCAACTGATTTATTTACTATCACTTTACGCTACCGCTGTCGTAACTTTGTAAGTGACAAACACCATGGTATAGGGTAGTATTTTGACGTTGGGATGCCGAGACCCACAAGCGCACAATTTGGGGTCCGTATGCCCAAGCTGGGTGCACATTGGCATCAAGACAGAAGCCAACGAAATGCCGGAATCACTGATTGAATTCGACTGGCGAGCCGGGCCCATGCACCCCTGGGACAATACTCCCGATGCAACCTGATAAGAAACCACAGCAATAGGCTGCCCAAGAAGCACCCGCGAAGAACAGGCGCTAGTTTCCTCCCATCGCATCGACCCCGTGTCGAGAAACGATGCATGATACTCACAAAACACATAATCACAAGGGCACATTGACAGTTGctcaatttttttttttgcttgtcCATGATGCAATACCTGGTATGAATCATCCTTACACGCCCGCAACCAAAAAAAATGCAGAGCCTGCCTAATCCAGCGACTATCATGCTTTCCCCGGTGCTCCGTCGTTGTTCCTCTTCGTTTTCCATCCCCAAAAAGTACCAAGAGGACGGTCATGGTTGCTTCTATAGATCGCATAGGTGGGACATGACCGTTGctgatttttttcttctctctcgTTCCCATTCCCGTTTTCTAATCACTCCCGTTGGACCACTTTACATGACGACACCAGAGTTGGAGGCGATACGCTAGGCAGAGTCAGCTTTGGCCGGTGAAGGAGATTTTGCGTGGAGGAACTTACGGGCCACAGCTCAGCGGCTTCCTTGCCGACGGGGCCGGTGATGGCGGAGCCCTTCATCTCGCCCTTGGGGTTGACGATCTGCGACCATGTTAGCAGTTGCGTGGTTTTATATTTTGGCGGTGCGCAAGATTTTTCGAGTTCTCCCGAGTCCATCCCCAGCTGGCAATTCGTGGAAAAAGCCAAGTGTCCCGTTTGGAAAACCCTCAAGTCTCGTGTGCCGCCTCGGAAGCAGGATGATGAACACGTACCACACCGGCGTTGTCCTCAAAGTACAGGAAGACACCGTCGAATCGCTTCCAGGGCTTGGACTGTCTGACGATGACGGCGGGGTGGACCTTCTTTCTCAGCTCGGGCTTTCCCTTCTTGACGgtggccatgaccatgtcaCCGACACCACCGGCGGGGAGACGGTTCAGGCGGGCGCCGATACCCTTGACCGAGATGATGTACAGGTTTCGGGCGCCCGAGTTGTCGGCGCAGTTCATGACGGCACCGCTGCGGAGCCGTGTTAGTTTCTTTTCTCCCTTTGCTTTTCGGGGCGCATCTTGGGTGCTCGGGGCAGGAGGTCGCGCGTGTCGGCGGAGGGGTCAAGGGACGTACACAGGGAGACCCAGGGTCATCTTAAGCTTGCCACCAGGGGCACCACGTCTGTACAGAACCAGTCAGTCGCGATTAATTCATCATGGGACCTGTTGTGTGCCCGCCTGTTGAGTCTCGGGTATCTCGAATGGGCAGACGTCGAAAAAGTGCGAGTTTCAGGTATCAATTTTGCCGCCGAAAATTCGTACGCGTCGAAATGCGCCGCAAGAGAATCTCTTGATTGCGAGTTTCCACCCCATCATTACCGCCCATAAATtcgtaaaaaaaaaaatctggTTGTCGATGGTTGTTCAAGGTCGTCTTCGGTTTGGTTTCCCAGTTTGTCCCTTCTCTTGCACGTCGCCAATTTGGATACTCGAGAATCACAGGCATTTTGCATAATTACTTACGAGATCTTGGCCATTGTGTCGGTTTGGTTGTGGCGTTAATTCGTGAGAAAATCTGCCGAGTCTCGGGTTGCCGTCGTGAGCTGGAGTCTCGGGTGAAAAAAAATCCAAGCAATCTGTGGGGTGAGAAACCCTATGGGAAGCGAGTGATGTCTCACGTGACGATAGGGACTTTATCAGTGCGCGGTGGGTGTTTCGTCATGCCCGGCCCCACCTCTAGcgtttttctcttttgaGAGACTGGGTTGGTCCTTGACTCTTCCTTCCCTAGTTTCTCTtcgcagcagcttctcgtGTAAGTGAATGAAATCAGGAAAATGGCTGCAATTTAAGAAAGAGGCCTTGTTCACATTATTTTCTTTCCATataagtacggagtgcaaTCTGCCCAATATATTGGAAAACTCAGGCATGCGAATTTGATGTGATTTTTGCCTCACGGTTTTTTCGTCTCATGAACCGAAGCCGTTCCCCCTTCCTGATTCTCGACCTTCTTGGTTGATCCCACGTCGACCCACGACCCTTCCGCAGCTGTCCCTCCTGAAGCGCCGGGTGCTTGCACATCCACCCAATCACCGTCGGTCTTCCCTTTGCCCGTTTTGTCCTCTGCCTGATGTGCTGGGGCGTCCTCTGCGACTTTTGCCGTGGACGTGTCTTGCGTGGAACCCGCGACTTTCAACATCCTGTCGGCcaattcctcctcctcgaggAACCGATCAATGTTATGCCTGCGTCTCATTATTAAATCTGGGTAGATTATTCCGCTCGAGAGGATATTAACTAACCTTGGTCTGGAGCCAGACATGGTGAGATGGCAGGCAGCCTACTGTTTGAAAAAGATGTGTTGTGTTGAGAAACTTTTCGTAAACCATCTGACGCCATCGCGACCATCGCTTAAATTTACGTGAGGCCAGAGTGCGTCCAAGATTATTAGCATTGATGCGGCTCTGGTTGAATAGCGAAATGGCTGCAGATGTTCATGTATCCAGTCGGCACTCCCTCCGACAGACGATATTTGTCGGTACCCGCCACCAGTCCATCTATACTTGACGGCCGCCCTGGTGACTGACACTCGGCTTGTTCCTTGAAAGATGGCGCGGGATTTGGACGGCAAAAAAATTAAGCCAAAGAAGGACCATGATGCATGGTTTCACACACGTTGTCGCGACGCTAATGCGGAAACCTTCCAGTTTGTATATCGCTCCGCCAACCACGCTTCCCCATATTGGCCAATCACCAAATGTGGTGGAATGCGACACAGCAGATTCTGCCAGTCAAGTCGAGCAGATCCATGCACGATTGCGAAATCCTGTCGCAAGAACTGTAAGTTATGAGGGAATGaggtgaagatgaagacgatgatgccgGGTATGGAGATCTAGAGCTGGTGTCATTGTCGAAAGTATATCTTGACGCTGGAGGTTTCTTGTTATATGGACTCATATGGGCTGCCCCTGGCTGCCCTCCTTACCAGCACTTGAATCATGAACTTGTAAATTATATCGAGGGTCATTTACACCGGAAGCATGCCGGGCCAAGGACGGACTGCCGGTGGGGCCCTATCCGATGCGGCTTGTCTCCCACCGACAGGACAGAGCGGTCGGTTAGAGAATGAGTGCAAACGGAAACAAAGAGGATCATTTGATAGACACTATTAGGGGCCAAAATGTGTGAAACAAGAATAATAATTCCGAGTATAAGGCGGAGTGGGATGGTAGATGCTCTGGTAGACGGCGCGCAGCGCATCTTGGAACGGACAGCTATGAAGAACTTCACTTCAATTAAAATACATCAATTCGATAATACGGATCTATAAAGGAGAATAACGACGCTCATCCGCAACAAAGCACCACCAACGTGAGTTGGCCCGGTTAGCTCAATCGGTAGAGCGTGAGACTCTTACGAGTACACGAAATCTCAAGGTTGCGGGTTCGACCCCCGCATCGGGCTTTTCCTATAGTTCCATTCTTCGATTGGCAATTAATTTTTTGTCCCTTTTGGGGGACATTACTTTTTTGCAATTAATATTGCTCTCGACTGTGCTGGTTGGTGCATGCCTGTCTGTGTGTACTTGCTTGTATTATATCGCCTATATCGAAGTACTTTTTTCCCTTTAAAGTTGATTGCCTTGGGCTCTTCACATTCCGGCTTATGATTAGGCCAGTGATACGTTGTGCCAAGAGAGATTTCCAGAGCGTCAATGATGTGAAGCGCGAAACGGAATTGCAGcacaatacggagtacagaaCATGAAATTTGCTACGTATAATGATGCATGAGAACGTGTACAAATGACTCATACCAAATCATCAATCTAAATTTTTTCCCTTCAGCATTAATACGGCTCCAACAGGCAGCTACAGACGTCCCGATCATGGTCGGCCAAGGCCCTGATAGACTCGGAAGCCAAGCACCGTCGCTGGACGTGTTGGATCTGCAGCACTAGACTCCACGTCGATTGATCCGTTCTGATTCTCCGTTGATGGGCGGCATGGCTTTGAGCCCACATGGTTACAGAGGTCGAAATCACATTTTTGGAAAGCCTTCAAAATGTTGGTTTTGAT
The DNA window shown above is from Metarhizium brunneum chromosome 1, complete sequence and carries:
- the RPL23B gene encoding 60S ribosomal protein L23-B is translated as MSGSRPRHNIDRFLEEEELADRMLKVAGSTQDTSTAKVAEDAPAHQAEDKTGKGKTDGDWVDVQAPGASGGTAAEGSWVDVGSTKKVENQEGGTASVHETKKPRGAPGGKLKMTLGLPVGAVMNCADNSGARNLYIISVKGIGARLNRLPAGGVGDMVMATVKKGKPELRKKVHPAVIVRQSKPWKRFDGVFLYFEDNAGVIVNPKGEMKGSAITGPVGKEAAELWPRIASNSGVVM